The window AGCCCTACAACAACCTCAAGCACAGGTTCCCGTGGCTCTCAGAGGCCGGCCTGCGCCTGCTCAACCTCCTCTTCATGTACGACCCTAGGAAAAGGTGCGGACCGGCCTACAGGTGGGGGCGGCGGCACCTTGAGCCTGAGCCCTTTGGAAAGGTTTCTCAGAACACAGGACGTGCAGCCACCCAGACGCTGCCTCCCAGGACACACATGGCGGGTCAGGTGCCCAGTCTGGGCGGTCTGCCCACCCAGGTCATGGAGCCCACTCTGCGGTTCCCAAGGGTTTCTGGGCCACAGACCCCTACCTGCCACCCCCCTTTCACTTGTCGGCAAACTTGAACCAGACATTGCTGGGCTGGGCATGGTGTGAGGGGGACGAGCCTCAGTGAGGCCCAGGGTCCTGCTAACAGCACGGCTGCTTCCAGGGCGACGGCGGGGGACTGCCTGGAGAGCTCCTACTTCAAGGAGAAGCCCCTGCGTGAGTCCCCCAGACCAcccaggctctgctctgtggggtACAGGGCTGGCGGCCCCTTCTGTCCCAGGTGGTTATGTTGGGGTCTGGCCTTGCGTAGCTGCTCAAGCCCCTGCAGGCGGTGTGGCGGGCTCCCATGCACACCCCTCGGGGAGGGTGTGggccctgggcaggcaggggctgTGCACTGAGGCTGGTGGGGGTGCTGGGGCCGCACAGACTGTCTGTGGGAtcagaggaggggagcaggggggtGCTGTTCAGACCCGAAGCGCTCCCAGCCTGAGGCTCTCCCGTGCCCTGGGAGGCCCTCCCCAACCCAGTGCtgagcagccccctccctgcagcctgcgAGCCGGAGCTCATGCCCACCTTCCCCCACCACCGCAACAAGCGGGCCCCAGCCGCAGCCTCGGGCCAGAGCAAGCGCAGCAAGCCCTGACGGCTGGCGTCTGCAAGGCCTGCAGTCCAGGTCAGCCGTGCTCCTTTCCAGCATGTCCGTGCCAGGACCCACCAGCTGCTCCAGCCAGCTGCCCCGCTTCCTGCCACTGCCCCAGAAGAGCGAGTGTCGACGTGGGGTGAGAGTGGGTACACCCCAAGGGCCAGGACACCTTGAGGCAGCCccacccaggctgtggtggcgCCACCTGCTGGCCATGCTGGGTCCTACCACTTGCCAAGCTCACTTCCCAGCAAGAAACTCCCACTGGCCCATCTCCGTGGGTGTCACTGGTTTGGGACCAGCAGATCCTCTATGGCCAGTTGTGTTCCCTCTTGGTCACCAGAAGCTGCCCGGGGCAGGCAGTGGCTGTGGTAACCCCCAGGTGGGGCTGGCAGGACcttggggtgggaaggaaggattGGTGTGGGGTGAGCCAGCCTagtgggctgggccctgggcctggaCGCTCTGAGCCCAATCAAGTCCCGTCCTGCTCCCACACTGAGGCCCCAGGGAAGGGGCATGACTGGCATGGGGCACAGAGATAAAAGCTCTACTGACTGTCCTGAGCGGCTCAGTGATTTAATGTACTCAGAGGTTCTGATTCGTGACTGACAGCTTCTCCCAGTGCTGGGAAGGCCGGGAGTTGGAACAGACAGGCTGGGTGGGCACCCGGTGTGGAGGGACCAGCACAGAAGACAGGCACCTGCCCCAAGGGCTGAGGCAGGCAGACCTGCCCCCTCCAGTCCTGTGAGCCGGTGGCTCCTGGGACACTTGCCTGCCCCAAGGGACAAGGGGTTGCATGGCCCTCCTTCCTTGGCCTTGGGGGTCTGCCTCAGGGGGCCTGCTGCATCTTTACCACTGGACTTGGGGGGCCTGGGAGACCTCCCACCCCGCCTTCCACAGCCAACACAGCAGGACAGCCGCCGGGGTGGCTGGTTGCTCAGACGCCCCTACACTCCACCTGGAGTGGAGTGACTCAGGCTCGTCCGGCTGTGTCACTGTCTACCTCCTGCTGCGCTTTCTTGAGAGTTTGCAGGCATCTCCTTGCTCTGGTTTCAAACCAGATCACGTCTCTGTCTTTGCGCCCAGCTTCCCTGCCCAGCTGAGACTAGGGCACATGGAGTCATTCAGTGTGGCTTGTGACACCCACAGAGGGGCTGAGTCAGCTTAGGGGCTGTCACCTGCAGGCCCCCAAGGACACGCCCATGTGGCGAGTCCCCCTGGACATGTGGAGGGAAGCACCGTGTCCTGAGCCACCGCCTGCAGGGAGTGGAGCTACGCCGATAGCTGGGCCCCTGccgtggggtgggggaaggggtgaGAGGAGGGTGAGGGTCCTTCATGGGGACAGGTTCGGGTGCTGTGTCCCTCTACCCAGCACGTCCAGGCGTGAATCTGGGTGCTGAGGACAGGGACAGGACAGCTGGAGGCAGGAGCTGGCGATGGCAGGTaagcccccaccccctgctctgtGGGGCCTGGACTCTCCCTGCCCCTTCTGTTGTGCCCAGGGCTCCtcgaggggaggaggggcaggtggcCAGTGGCCCAGGCCCAAGGAGGGATGAGGCCAGAGAAGCACCGAGGTAACTCCAGAAAGCCCtgacccagggcctggcagggccTATGGCCGGGCCCCAGGGCTGTCATAGAGCAGACTGTCCACCTGTGCACGCTGCAGCCACAGGCGCCGCTGGGTGTCGCTGAGCAGGGTGTGCTGCACGTGGCCCTGATGGCAGACAGGCAGGGCAGCACAGTGGGCAGCGTGTAGCTGGCGACACGTGTCGCAACAGAGCGTGGGCAGGGCGCCAGAGGCCAGGCAGCTATGCGCCTGGTAGCCGGGGGTCTCGGGATTGGGCCCATGCAcatgctgggggctggcccatccggggctccctggggctctgggagCGGCTGCGTCCCCAGGCCGACTCAGCAGCTCCCGCCGcagtgagagaaaggagaaggccGAGGGCTCcggctccagctcctcctccgaGGCCTCGTAAGGCGGGCTGCTGGCCTGCTGCGGTACCTCGGCCTCTGCTGGCggctcccaggccctgcccccagaACCCCACAATTTGGCACTCTGCTCCCAGAGTGGAGGCCGGTAGGCCAGCTCTGAGGGGGGCGAGTCTGGGCCTGGTGAGGGCCCTCCATACAGGCTGGCCTCCTCCGAGCCCTCGTCCTCCTGCAGGTCCCGGTACAGGTCCAGCGGGGCCCGGTACATAGCTGGGGAGCCCCGTGGGGGCAGGGGTGGCGGCTCCTCTTCCCGGGCCAGCCGCTGCTGCAGCCAGGCCACGCAGGAGGCCACGTCTGCGCTGGCCCGCCGTGCCCTCAGCAGCTCGTCAGCCGGCAGCACGCTGGTGCCCAGCCGCTCCAGCACCTCTCCCAGGATCTCGCATTCCAGCCGGAGGGCAAAGCAGCCCAGGGCCACGCGCAGTAACTGGGAGGCAGGGGGCGGGGTGGCCACCATGAGGCGGTGGTCGTCCCTGCGCACATAGCCCATCTTCCGGAAGCTCTGGATCAGGAGGTCTTCTGAGAGCACGCCCTTCAGCACGTGCACGTAGCCCCCAGAGAAGGTCTGCAAGGGAGGGGCCCGGTCAGCAGCAGCCTGCCCTCCCGCAGACCCGACCCCACCTTGGCTGCACACCGGCCTTGGCCAGCTTCAGGGGCCCCCACTCTCACCCCAGAGGGCAGCATGGTGCCAAGTGACTGGGCAGTTCTGGGTTGTGCTGAACTCCCTCCAGACCAGCCCACTCCCAAAGCCTGTCTCATGGGCTGGGGCAGGCTCATAATCAGGAGAGTAGAGTCCCTACGGTGAGAAATCTCTGCCCACCCCCCaggcccctccacctcctcccaccctgggGCTTTTCGGCTCCAGTCAGGTGCCTGTGTCCCTGCTGAGTGCTCGACTGTGCTAACACCATAGAGGTGCTTATCTCCTTGACCAGGGAGCCTCCTGAACGCAGTCCTCTGGACGCTGCTTTTCCAGGGACTGTCTTAGTGAGTTCTCCCCATCAGGACAGGCTTTACCATCCGTTGTTTCTCGTCGGGTAGCATTCCACCACATGGATGAAATAGCTGTATGTTTTGGAGGCTCTAATGTGCAGCTGACAGATGGCAAAGTGCTTTCTAGACTGCAAAGTTATGTGAGGAACTAAAAGGATTATTAGGATAGTGATCCAGTGTCTCTCCCAACTAAAGCTCCCCAACTCTGGGAGCGCGTGAGCATTCCTCGGTTCCCGGCTCAGGACACTGCCTCACTCGTATTGAGCACCACCGAGTGCAAGCAGTGCACTGAGGGCTTTGCATTCACCCCTCACAGCAAACCACAAACTGGACTATTCTTGTGTCTATTagacagaggaggaaatagttcagagagattaggtaacttgcccaaagccacgcaggcaggaggaggcagaacCAGACCCCATCCAGGTCTGCCCAACACTGAAGCTGTGAGCACCTCGAGGGCAGGCTTGACTATTCTGCTTTTGGCGCCCCATGGGCTGGCCCTGGCGGGTACCTCCTGCCTTCCAGTGTGAAGGGATGAATGAAAGTCCTAGAACCTCAGACCAGCAGGTGTCCCCGCAGAGCCATGGGCTCCAGAGCTCACCTCCCTAGACGGGCTGCTGCTGTCATGGCAACCAGCGGAGGCGGACTCGCCCACGTGCCTGGTGACGTCATCACCTTCCTACTCTTCTGAATTAGCTCAGAGCACCAGCGGCCTGCTCCCTTCTGCTGGCTGGCAGCTCACCTAGAGGGGCCATGCCAGCCCTGGGCACAACCTCCATACCCGAGCCAAGGGGTGAACTAAgttccagcccagcccagcccacccccaggCGTGCAAGGGCATATAGCCCCTGCCTGCTTCATAGGGGATACCCCACCCACAGTCCTCCTGTATAAATGGGATTAGCTCACGTCCTGGAGGGATTAGGGTGACCATGGAATCTCAAGTCTCTCCTGTGCACCTGTCCTAGAATTTCTATGGCACCGTGGCTGCGTGGACTTTGGGGAGGGCAGTGATACAAGCTTTAGGGGACCGACTACCCCCTGGGAGGCAGGCACCCAGGGCAGGTGGCCTCCACCCACCCCATGTTCTCAGCTCTTGGAGTGCTGGAGGGACCTCGGCCAGAGCTCTGCCCCAACACTCCCAGGACCCCTCAGCATGTTCTGAGCCCTGTGAAACCCACCAGGTTCTGAGGACACCTGAAATCCCTAGTCCTTGACTGTAGCTGTCCTCCCAACGGTAGCCAGACCCCAGCAGCCCAGGCAGGGGAGCCCCACTAGGCCCGCCGCCCTACCTTGATGGTGGTGAACTCCTTCCTCCAGGGCAGCAGGTACAGGTGCACAGCGGCCAGCTCCAGCAGCTCGAAGGCGCGGGCCAGGCTGCgcagggcaggggccaggtcaGCGCGGCCCCACAGGCCGTCGGTGAGCAGCGCCAGCGCGTCGTCCTGCAGCACCCCGTGCAGGTCGAAGTCTTCCACCAGGATCTGCCAGAGCACGGCGC of the Equus quagga isolate Etosha38 chromosome 13, UCLA_HA_Equagga_1.0, whole genome shotgun sequence genome contains:
- the SPATA2L gene encoding spermatogenesis-associated protein 2-like protein, with the translated sequence MGSSSLSEDYRLCLERELQRGRAGVCGDPSLRAVLWQILVEDFDLHGVLQDDALALLTDGLWGRADLAPALRSLARAFELLELAAVHLYLLPWRKEFTTIKTFSGGYVHVLKGVLSEDLLIQSFRKMGYVRRDDHRLMVATPPPASQLLRVALGCFALRLECEILGEVLERLGTSVLPADELLRARRASADVASCVAWLQQRLAREEEPPPLPPRGSPAMYRAPLDLYRDLQEDEGSEEASLYGGPSPGPDSPPSELAYRPPLWEQSAKLWGSGGRAWEPPAEAEVPQQASSPPYEASEEELEPEPSAFSFLSLRRELLSRPGDAAAPRAPGSPGWASPQHVHGPNPETPGYQAHSCLASGALPTLCCDTCRQLHAAHCAALPVCHQGHVQHTLLSDTQRRLWLQRAQVDSLLYDSPGARP